The following coding sequences are from one Cygnus olor isolate bCygOlo1 chromosome 2, bCygOlo1.pri.v2, whole genome shotgun sequence window:
- the NPC1 gene encoding NPC intracellular cholesterol transporter 1, with amino-acid sequence MGSPQGCPGRGLLLFLLLLLLLSPAQVLPQSCVWYGECGIASGDKRYNCAYDGPPIALPKDGYDLLQELCPGLYFGNVSTCCDVLQLQTLKNNLQLPLQFLSRCPSCFYNLINLFCELTCSPNQSEFLNVTSTIPYYDPVSKENKSSITELQYFIGEGFANAMYNACKDVEAPSSNVKALGLLCGKEVKDCNATNWIEYMFSKDNGQTPFSIIPIFSDVPVHGMNPMNNATKGCNESVDDSTGPCSCQDCSIVCGPKPQPPPLPAPWLLFGLDAMYVIMWITYMGFLLIFFALVFGIWCYRRRHFVSEYTPIDSNIAFSVNSHRDNGKITCGERLGERFENGLRMTFTSWGAFCVRNPRPVILFSVVFVAMCCSGFVYIKATTNPVDLWSAPSSQARKEKEYFDKHFGPFFRTEQLIIQAPNSHPDIFSPYPSGANVPFGPPLTKEILHQVLDLQDAIVNITASFDNETVTLKDICLAPLAPYNNNCTILSVLNYFQNSHSVLDHSVGDEFFVYADYHTHFLYCVRAPASLNDTSMLHDPCLGTFGGPVFPWLVLGGYDGDNYNNATALVITLPVNNYYNDSRKLMKALAWEKEFINFLRNYHNPNLTISFSAERSIEDEINRESNSDIGTVLISYIVMFVYISIALGHIQSWRRLLVDSKISLGIAGILIVLSSVACSIGIFSYFGIPLTLIVIEVIPFLVLAIGVDNIFIIVQTLQRDERLEGETLDKQIGRVLGDVAPSMFLSSFSETVAFFLGTLSTMPAVRTFSLFAGMAVLIDFILQVTCFVSLLGLDIRRQERNRLDILCCIKGSEETSGVQRSESILFLFFKNLYSPYLLKDWMRPIVIALFVGVLSFSTAVMHNVEIGLDQSLSMPDDSYVMDYFSQLSKYLHAGPPVYFVLEEGHNYTSLEGQNMVCGGMGCNNDSLVQQIFNAAEISSYTRIGYAPSSWIDDYFDWVKPQSSCCRVYNTTGQFCNASVTDPSCIRCRPLTQEGKQRPQGQDFMTFLPMFLSDNPNPKCGKGGHAAYSSAVNFINNKTDVGATYFSTYHTVLKTSSDFIDAMKKARIIADNITETMGIKEKNYRVFPYSVFYVFYEQYLTIVDDAIFNLCISLGSIFLVTTVLLGFEVWAAVVVSVTIAMIIVNMFGVMWLWGISLNAVSLVNLVMSCGIAVEFCSHVTRAFTISTKGSRVERAEEALSHMGSSVFSGITLTKFGGIVVLAFSKSQIFKIFYFRMYLAMVLLGATHGLIFLPVLLSYIGPSVNKAKTHAAQERSRGTERERLLYF; translated from the exons ATGGGGAGCCCGCAAGGCTGCCCCGGGCGGgggctgctcctcttcctcctcctcctgctgctgctgtcccccgCACAG GTACTTCCACAATCGTGTGTCTGGTATGGAGAATGTGGAATTGCATCCGGAGACAAGAGATACAACTGTGCTTACGACGGACCACCGATAGCACTACCAAAGGATGGCTATGACTTACTGCAG GAACTCTGTCCGGGTTTATATTTTGGCAATGTTAGTACCTGCTGCGATGTCCTTCAGCTTCAGACTTTGAAAAACAACTTGCAGCTGCCTCTACAGTTTCTTTCCCG GTGTCCCTCATGTTTCTACAACTTGATTAACCTCTTCTGTGAACTGACTTGCAGTCCAAATCAGTCTGAGTTTTTGAATGTTACAAGCACCATACCTTATTATGATCCAGTttcaaaagagaacaaaagcagcattACAGAGCTGCAGTACTTCATTGGAGAAGGCTTTGCAAATG CAATGTATAATGCCTGCAAAGATGTTGAGGCTCCATCAAGTAATGTTAAAGCCTTGGGGCTACTGTGTGGTAAGGAAGTCAAGGACTGCAATGCTACCAACTGGATTGAGTACATGTTTAGCAAGGACAATGGGCAAACTCCTTTCAGCATTATTCCTATcttttcag ATGTTCCTGTCCATGGAATGAATCCTATGAACAATGCTACCAAAGGCTGTAATGAGTCTGTGGATGATTCAACAGGACCATGCAGCTGTCAAGACTGTTCAATTGTTTGTGGTCCAAAACCTCAACCCCCTCCATTACCGGCTCCTTggcttttgtttggtttggatGCTATGTATGTCATCATGTGGATCACCTACATGGGATTTCTACTTATATTTTTTGCGCTTGTTTTTGGTATCTGGTGTTACAg GAGGCGGCACTTTGTCTCAGAGTACACACCAATTGACAGCAATATAGCCTTTTCCGTGAACTCTCACCGTGATAATG GGAAAATTACCTGTGGTGAGAGGCTTGGCGAAAGGTTTGAGAATGGCCTGAGGATGACATTTACATCATGGGGTGCTTTCTGTGTCAGAAATCCACGTCCCGTTATTCTCTTCTCTGTGGTCTTCGTTGCTATGTGCTGTTCAGGCTTTGTGTATATTAAAGCAACTACAAACCCTGTAGATCTCTGGTCAGCTCCAAGCAGCCAAGCCCGCAAAGAGAAGGAGTACTTTGACAAACACTTTGGGCCTTTCTTTCGTACTGAACAACTCATTATTCAAGCGCCAAACAGCCATCCAGACATCTTTTCACCTTACCCATCAGGAGCAAATGTGCCTTTTGGACCTCCACTCACCAAAGAAATTCTCCATCAG gttctAGATTTGCAGGATGCTATTGTAAACATAACTGCATCTTTTGACAATGAGACTGTAACGCTGAAAGACATTTGCCTGGCTCCTCTTGCTCCCTACAACAACAACTGCACTATACTGAGTGTACTCAACTACTTTCAGAACAGTCATTCTGTCCTAGATCATAGTGTTGGGGATGAGTTCTTTGTTTATGCTGACTACCACACTCACTTCTTATACTGTGTTAG GGCTCCAGCATCACTGAATGACACAAGCATGCTTCACGATCCCTGCCTAGGAACATTTGGTGGACCTGTCTTTCCATGGCTGGTGTTGGGAGGATATGATG GTGATAACTATAATAATGCTACAGCTCTTGTTATTACTCTTCCTGTTAACAACTACTACAATGACTCCAGAAAGCTAATGAAAGCCTTGGCATGGGAAAAAGA GTTTATTAACTTCTTGAGGAACTATCATAATCCAAACTTGACTATATCGTTCTCTGCTGAACGGAGTATTGAAGATGAAATCAATCGTGAAAGCAATAGTGATATCGGCACTGTTTTGATAAGCTATATTGTAATGTTTGTGTACATCTCCATAGCTTTGGGACATATCCAGAGCTGGAGAAGACTGCTG gtggaTTCCAAGATCTCCCTGGGTATTGCAGGCATCCTGATTGTACTGAGCTCAGTGGCGTGTTCTATAGGCATTTTCAGTTACTTTGGAATCCCGCTGACACTGATTGTGATAGAAGTCATTCCCTTCTTGGTGCTGGCTATTGGGGTggacaacatttttattatagtGCAgacacttcag AGAGATGAACGCCTTGAGGGTGAAACTCTGGATAAACAGATTGGCAGAGTCTTGGGAGATGTGGCACCTAGTAtgtttctgtcatctttttctgAGACTGTAGCATTCTTCTTAG GGACACTGTCTACCATGCCAGCAGTCCGCACGTTCTCCCTTTTTGCTGGAATGGCTGTACTCATAGATTTTATTCTTCAAGTCACCTGCTTTGTAAGTCTCCTGGGCTTGGATATTAGGCGTCAAGAG aggaaTAGACTGGATATTCTGTGTTGTATCAAAGGCAGTGAAGAAACAAGTGGGGTGCAACGTTCTGAGAGcatcttatttttgttcttcaaaaacCTGTATTCTCCATATCTGCTTAAGGATTGGATGAGACCGATAGTG ATTGCCTTGTTTGTGGGCGTTCTGTCATTCAGTACAGCAGTTATGCACAATGTAGAGATTGGACTTGATCAGTCTCTTTCAATGCCAGAT GACTCCTATGTAATGGATTACTTCAGCCAGCTCAGCAAGTACCTGCATGCGGGTCCTCCTGTTTACTTTGTTCTCGAAGAAGGGCACAACTACACCTCTCTGGAAGGGCAGAACATGGTGTGTGGTGGAATGGGATGTAATAATGATTCACTTGTCCAGCAAATCTTCAATGCTGCAGAAATTAGTAGCTA TACAAGGATAGGCTATGCTCCATCATCCTGGATTGATGACTACTTTGACTGGGTGAAGCCACAGTCATCCTGTTGCAGAGTCTACAATACCACCGGACAGTTCTGCAATGCTTCAG TCACTGATCCATCCTGTATTCGTTGTCGACCACTGACTCAAGAAGGCAAGCAGAGACCACAAGGCCAAGACTTCATGACATTTTTGCCAATGTTTCTCTCTGACAACCCTAATCCTAAATGTGGCAAAGG AGGACATGCTGCATATAGCTCTGCTGTCAACTttataaacaacaaaactgatGTTGGAGCAACTTATTTTAGTACTTACCATACTGTACTGAAAACATCATCTGATTTTATTGACGCCATGAAAAAAGCTCGAATTATAGCAGACAACATTACTGAAACCATGGGCATCAAAGAGAAGAACTATCGCGTGTTTCCTTACAG TGTATTTTATGTCTTCTATGAACAGTATCTGACAATTGTGGATGATGCTATCTTTAACCTTTGCATCTCCTTGGGATCAATATTTTTGGTGACAACTGTGCTGCTTGGATTTGAAGTATGGGCTGCTGTTGTGGTTTCAGTAACTATTGCTATGATAATCGTCAACATGTTTGGAGTGATGTGGCTCTGGGGCATCAGCTTGAATGCAGTTTCACTAGTAAATCTTGTTATG AGCTGTGGTATTGCTGTGGAATTTTGCAGTCACGTCACAAGAGCATTCACTATTAGTACTAAGGGCAGTAGAGTAGAGCGTGCAGAAGAAGCTCTGTCTCACATGGGCAGTTCA GTCTTCAGTGGAATCACACTGACTAAATTTGGAGGAATTGTAGTACTGGCTTTTTCCAAATCTCAAATCTTCAAGATATTCTACTTCAGGATGTATCTAGCTATGGTTCTTCTGGGAGCAACACATGGACTAAtatttcttccagttctgcttAGTTACATAG GCCCATCGGTAAATAAAGCTAAAACTCACGCTGCACAGGAGAGGTCCAGAGGTACAGAACGAGAGAGACTCCTCTACTTCTAG